A single region of the Changchengzhania lutea genome encodes:
- a CDS encoding SusC/RagA family TonB-linked outer membrane protein yields the protein MKKNMIYNLFLIGVLLFGGTVLAQTITGTVSDSNGAIPGVNIIVQNTSKGTVTDFDGNYTIDNVEPNAILVFSFLGYTTKEVSVNGKTVIDVVLVEDSQALDEIVLVGYSSVKKSNVTSAVSVVDLGDLEKTRVPNIAQALQGQIAGVQVTSNSGAPGAPIQIQIRGQNSFLDGSPLYVVDGIPTTDISFLNQGDVKKMTILKDAAAAAVYGARAGNGVVLIETNSGSKGKVSFDVNYFTGIHNVTNLPTLLNTDQYLNTVEKAYNNSNRTDPNPYTAYKSRTDLADTDWLDELFETGRSQNLQLSASGGSDKSQYLMSLGYYDEDGAVVFDRDKYKRINFRTNLNANLTERLKVGANVQLSHTTQDAIASTGESVIRFALLRAPILSVYKDVNDPTYSERDPFTDLPFFTPTGFDQNFDRPGNPIAQVFFTDDVRKTFNTFGNVYAEYAFLKDKNLTFRTNLGIDYSFYHDKSFHANFGDPDGGNTPAEQLMGRNNRPNSLNESRGEKYTITYNNVLNYTKTFNDLHDFTALVGMEFIDNLESGIGASRSRFPFTTNEFRFLDFGGLEDDGNGGSASEFALFSYFASSSYVYDNKYMFTANIRADGSSKFAEDKQWGYFPSFSAGWKISAEEFLSDVEWLSNLKLRASWGQLGNQNIPDYSYLPLISQENGLVRQSRLSNPDVSWETSTQTNIGLDVGLFNNKLALTAEYYTKDTNDILLNISLPVSVAGFIDPTIFNTGKVSNKGFEFSANYRNSDHEFKYGINANFATLKNKVEALNVLVPNITGDQIRTEVGSAINSYYGFTMIGIYQDQAEIDSHLAAGNSVVPGDIKFKDVNGDGLISLDKDREIIGSSIPDFTYGLSLSADYKGFDFSMLFQGVEGIDRYNDGKKIVDYDTRPFNYTTAILGAWDGAGTSNSIPRVTFDDNGSSNPSSIYVEDASYLRLKNIELGYTIKSVPLVQDMRLYISAQNLFTSTDYSGLDPETTDLIDKGTYPSSQSFLFGVNIKF from the coding sequence TGTATTATTATTTGGGGGAACTGTGCTGGCCCAAACAATTACAGGTACTGTTTCAGATAGTAATGGTGCCATACCTGGTGTAAACATTATTGTACAAAACACCTCTAAAGGAACGGTGACCGATTTTGATGGTAACTATACCATCGATAATGTAGAACCAAACGCCATTTTGGTTTTTAGCTTTTTAGGATATACAACAAAGGAAGTTTCTGTTAATGGAAAGACAGTTATTGATGTCGTATTGGTTGAAGATTCACAGGCACTTGATGAGATTGTCCTTGTAGGATATTCATCAGTAAAAAAATCTAATGTTACATCTGCTGTTTCGGTTGTTGATTTGGGAGATCTTGAAAAAACAAGAGTCCCTAATATTGCGCAAGCCTTACAAGGACAAATTGCAGGCGTACAGGTAACATCAAATTCTGGGGCTCCTGGAGCACCTATTCAAATACAAATTCGTGGTCAAAACTCTTTTCTGGATGGAAGCCCATTATATGTAGTTGATGGGATTCCTACAACAGATATTAGTTTTTTAAATCAAGGAGATGTTAAAAAAATGACTATTCTAAAAGATGCTGCTGCCGCTGCAGTATATGGCGCACGAGCAGGTAATGGTGTGGTACTTATTGAGACCAACAGTGGGTCAAAAGGAAAAGTTAGTTTTGATGTAAACTATTTTACAGGAATTCATAATGTAACTAACCTTCCGACTTTATTAAATACAGATCAATATCTAAATACAGTAGAAAAAGCTTATAATAATTCTAATAGAACTGATCCCAATCCCTATACAGCATATAAAAGTAGAACAGATTTAGCAGATACTGATTGGCTTGATGAATTGTTTGAAACTGGACGATCTCAAAATTTGCAATTGAGTGCTAGTGGAGGCAGTGACAAATCACAATATTTAATGTCCTTAGGCTATTACGATGAAGACGGTGCTGTAGTTTTTGATAGAGATAAATACAAAAGAATTAATTTTAGAACCAATCTTAATGCAAATCTAACAGAGCGTTTAAAAGTTGGAGCAAATGTTCAATTATCTCATACAACACAAGATGCCATAGCGTCTACAGGAGAGAGTGTTATTAGGTTTGCCTTATTAAGGGCTCCTATTCTTTCGGTTTATAAAGATGTTAATGACCCTACCTATTCAGAAAGGGATCCTTTTACCGATTTGCCATTTTTCACACCTACAGGATTTGATCAAAATTTTGACAGACCTGGTAATCCAATTGCTCAAGTGTTTTTTACAGACGATGTTCGAAAAACATTTAACACCTTTGGTAATGTATATGCAGAATATGCATTTTTAAAAGATAAAAATCTAACATTCAGAACCAATTTGGGTATCGATTATTCATTTTATCATGACAAATCCTTTCATGCAAATTTTGGTGATCCAGATGGTGGAAATACCCCTGCAGAACAATTGATGGGTAGAAATAACAGGCCTAACAGTTTAAATGAAAGTAGAGGAGAGAAATATACAATTACTTATAATAATGTCTTGAACTATACAAAAACATTTAATGACCTACATGATTTTACAGCCTTGGTTGGAATGGAATTTATAGACAATTTAGAATCTGGAATAGGTGCTAGTAGAAGTCGTTTTCCATTTACTACTAATGAATTTAGATTTTTAGATTTTGGAGGTTTAGAAGATGATGGAAATGGGGGAAGTGCTTCAGAATTCGCATTATTCTCATATTTTGCATCATCATCCTATGTTTATGATAATAAATATATGTTTACTGCTAATATTAGAGCAGATGGCTCTTCGAAATTCGCAGAAGACAAACAATGGGGATATTTTCCATCTTTTTCAGCGGGTTGGAAAATCTCTGCCGAAGAATTTTTAAGTGATGTAGAGTGGTTGTCCAATTTAAAATTAAGAGCAAGTTGGGGGCAACTTGGAAACCAAAACATTCCTGACTATAGTTACTTACCATTGATATCTCAAGAAAATGGTTTGGTTAGACAGTCTCGATTATCGAATCCTGATGTAAGTTGGGAGACCAGTACCCAAACAAATATTGGTCTTGATGTAGGCTTATTTAATAATAAATTGGCACTAACAGCCGAATATTACACAAAGGATACTAACGATATTTTACTAAATATAAGTCTTCCTGTATCTGTAGCAGGGTTTATTGATCCTACTATTTTTAATACGGGTAAAGTGAGTAATAAAGGATTTGAATTTTCAGCAAATTATAGAAATTCAGATCATGAATTTAAATACGGTATAAATGCAAATTTTGCTACTTTAAAAAATAAAGTTGAAGCCCTTAATGTGCTAGTACCTAATATTACAGGAGATCAAATAAGAACTGAAGTTGGATCTGCAATAAATTCTTATTATGGCTTTACCATGATTGGCATATACCAAGATCAAGCAGAGATAGATAGTCATTTAGCCGCAGGGAATAGTGTAGTGCCTGGAGATATTAAATTTAAAGATGTAAATGGAGACGGACTAATTTCTCTGGATAAGGATAGAGAAATTATAGGTTCATCAATACCAGACTTTACGTATGGGCTATCATTGTCTGCAGATTATAAAGGGTTTGATTTTTCTATGCTTTTTCAAGGTGTTGAGGGTATAGATAGATATAACGATGGCAAGAAAATTGTAGATTACGATACACGTCCTTTTAACTATACTACAGCTATTCTAGGGGCTTGGGATGGGGCAGGAACCAGCAACAGCATACCCCGCGTTACATTTGATGATAATGGAAGCTCTAACCCATCAAGTATTTATGTAGAAGACGCATCCTATTTACGTCTTAAAAATATTGAACTTGGTTATACTATAAAATCAGTACCATTAGTTCAAGATATGCGTCTTTATATCTCTGCTCAAAATCTTTTTACTTCAACGGATTATTCTGGCTTAGATCCCGAAACTACAGATTTAATTGATAAAGGAACCTATCCTTCTTCTCAATCATTTTTATTTGGTGTAAATATTAAATTTTAA
- a CDS encoding class I mannose-6-phosphate isomerase → MEAEDHAELIVGFNQKVEQENYIMHLNNSTLSDILNIEKVKKGDAFYIPTGRIHAIGAGVLLAEIQQTSNITYRIYDYDRVDKKTGAKRELHTDLAMKAIDFKAYDDYKTKYDNHVNVSNKLVHSPYFKTNIINVSGKIERDYADIDSFVIYMCVGGSLKIEHQNNTYSIKNGETLLLPASIDHLKISAEDASLLEVYL, encoded by the coding sequence ATGGAGGCTGAAGATCATGCTGAATTGATAGTTGGTTTTAATCAAAAAGTTGAACAAGAAAACTATATTATGCACCTTAACAATTCAACTTTAAGCGACATATTAAATATAGAAAAGGTAAAAAAGGGAGATGCATTTTATATCCCTACAGGAAGAATACATGCCATTGGAGCTGGCGTATTATTGGCTGAGATTCAACAAACATCGAACATAACATATCGAATTTACGATTATGATAGAGTTGATAAGAAAACAGGAGCGAAAAGAGAATTACATACGGATTTAGCTATGAAGGCCATTGACTTTAAAGCTTACGATGATTATAAGACAAAGTATGATAACCATGTTAATGTTTCCAATAAGTTAGTCCACTCACCTTATTTTAAAACCAATATTATTAATGTTTCAGGCAAAATAGAAAGGGATTATGCAGATATTGATTCTTTTGTTATCTATATGTGTGTCGGTGGTTCTTTAAAGATAGAGCATCAAAACAACACTTATAGCATAAAAAATGGGGAAACATTATTGCTTCCAGCCAGTATAGATCATTTAAAAATTAGCGCAGAGGACGCAAGTCTATTAGAAGTTTATTTATAA
- a CDS encoding transposase yields MVIKLFKIYPNLKQKPYWDNHFWSRGYFLSTVGLDESIIRRYVKYQEHHSYDPLGLI; encoded by the coding sequence ATGGTAATCAAACTTTTCAAAATATACCCAAACCTGAAACAGAAGCCATATTGGGACAATCATTTTTGGTCAAGAGGATATTTTTTAAGCACAGTAGGATTAGATGAATCAATTATAAGACGATATGTCAAATATCAAGAACATCATAGTTATGACCCATTGGGTCTAATCTGA
- a CDS encoding alpha-glucosidase has translation MKAVVPFLLCLLLISSCNSKTISGSSDKTWWKETVFYEIYMPSYKDSNGDGYSDFKGLTSKLDYIQNLGIKGIWLTPFLQSPKVDNGYDVSDYYKIDSTYGTLEDFKFFLNEAHKKDIKIIMDLVLNHTSTESKWFQESKKSKDNPYRDYYIWKDQPNNWESFFGGSAWELDSTTNQYYYHQFDVKMADLNWGNPKVVKEIQDVLRFWLDMGVDGFRLDVINFLTTEGITLDNPTNEKGEQEHLNDINQKGVKEAMKRIRATVNEYDNRFIVGEIGSDKIDVLKQYQGTELLDVIFNFNFGSISEFSAQRIFDELQSMEKNMSNYPTLFFGSHDMPRLINRLANNNPERAETLAALMLTAKGVPFIYYGEEIGMENIEANSIDEMMDIQGRTHYHLALDNGKSKEEALIIGNKHNRDKSRSPMQWNATKFADFSNKPPWIKVHENHTCLNVESLAKDENSLLNNYKKLIALRNSEPALQYGKYKQLSFLNGVIGFSRTFKGTTIKCYFNFGENSNKITLEKNENILLGELTIQSNKYLIIK, from the coding sequence ATGAAAGCGGTTGTTCCATTTCTTTTATGTCTTCTATTGATTTCTTCATGCAATTCAAAGACTATTTCAGGTTCATCAGATAAAACATGGTGGAAAGAAACTGTTTTCTATGAAATTTATATGCCCAGTTACAAAGATAGCAATGGCGATGGTTATAGCGATTTTAAAGGATTAACATCCAAATTAGATTATATTCAAAACTTGGGAATTAAAGGGATTTGGTTAACGCCTTTTTTACAATCGCCAAAAGTAGATAATGGATATGATGTTTCTGATTATTATAAAATCGATTCAACTTATGGAACCTTGGAAGATTTTAAATTTTTCTTAAATGAAGCACATAAAAAAGACATCAAAATAATTATGGATTTGGTGTTAAATCACACGTCTACCGAATCAAAATGGTTTCAAGAGTCAAAAAAATCAAAAGACAATCCTTACAGGGATTATTATATTTGGAAAGACCAACCCAATAATTGGGAGTCTTTTTTTGGTGGATCTGCTTGGGAATTGGATAGCACAACAAACCAATATTATTACCATCAGTTTGATGTTAAAATGGCTGATCTTAATTGGGGAAACCCAAAAGTTGTTAAAGAAATTCAGGATGTCCTAAGGTTTTGGTTGGATATGGGTGTTGACGGATTTCGGTTGGATGTTATCAACTTTTTGACTACAGAAGGTATCACTTTAGACAATCCAACAAATGAAAAAGGAGAACAGGAACACCTAAATGATATTAATCAAAAAGGTGTTAAAGAGGCCATGAAAAGGATCCGAGCGACCGTTAATGAATACGATAACCGTTTTATAGTTGGAGAAATAGGAAGCGATAAAATTGACGTTTTAAAACAATATCAAGGGACAGAATTATTAGATGTTATATTCAATTTTAATTTTGGAAGTATTTCTGAATTTTCTGCACAACGAATATTTGATGAGTTGCAAAGCATGGAAAAAAACATGAGCAACTATCCAACATTATTTTTTGGAAGTCATGACATGCCACGTCTTATAAATCGTCTGGCAAACAATAATCCTGAAAGAGCTGAAACTTTAGCAGCTTTAATGCTAACGGCAAAAGGCGTTCCTTTTATATATTATGGAGAAGAAATTGGCATGGAGAACATTGAAGCAAATTCAATAGATGAAATGATGGATATTCAAGGTCGAACACACTATCATTTGGCTTTAGATAATGGAAAGTCTAAGGAAGAAGCCCTTATAATAGGAAATAAGCATAACAGAGATAAATCTAGAAGTCCGATGCAATGGAATGCTACCAAATTTGCTGATTTTTCAAATAAACCCCCTTGGATAAAGGTTCATGAAAATCATACCTGTTTAAATGTAGAATCTTTAGCGAAAGATGAAAATTCTTTATTAAACAATTACAAGAAACTCATTGCTTTGCGAAATTCAGAGCCAGCCCTTCAATATGGTAAATACAAACAATTGTCTTTTTTAAATGGTGTCATAGGGTTTTCCAGAACATTTAAAGGGACCACTATTAAATGCTACTTTAATTTTGGTGAAAATTCTAATAAAATAACATTAGAAAAGAACGAGAATATTTTACTTGGAGAATTAACAATTCAGTCCAATAAATACTTAATTATAAAATAA
- a CDS encoding glycoside hydrolase family 130 protein has protein sequence MADIAIRYKQNPLLSPKDLEPSNENMIIECLLNPGVFEFNGKIGLLVRVAERTVQKEGLLSVPIYNDFGKVEILDFDLDEPKLDASDARVISYDGTDYLTTISHLRLLFSDDGTNFEASELYPSLFGEGDYESYGIEDCRVSKIEDTYYLTYTMVSPNGVGVGLRTTKDWKNFEKKGMIFSPHNKDCAIFEEKINGKYFALHRPSSPELGGNYIWLAESPDSVHWGNHKCIAKTRAGKFDSKRLGAGAAPIKTDKGWLEIYHGATEGNRYCLGAILLDLENPSIVIARSEEPIMESIASYEQTGFFGNVVFTNGHIVDGDTIKMYYGASDEHVCLASFSMNQILKTLGQ, from the coding sequence ATGGCAGATATAGCAATTCGATATAAACAAAACCCATTATTGTCTCCCAAAGATTTAGAACCTAGCAATGAGAATATGATCATTGAATGTTTGCTAAATCCCGGCGTGTTTGAATTTAATGGAAAAATAGGGCTTCTTGTAAGGGTGGCAGAACGTACGGTTCAAAAAGAAGGCCTCCTGTCCGTACCCATTTACAATGACTTTGGTAAAGTGGAAATTTTGGATTTCGACTTAGATGAACCAAAGCTGGATGCATCTGATGCCAGAGTTATCAGTTATGATGGCACAGATTATTTAACAACCATATCCCACCTTAGATTGCTTTTTAGCGACGACGGAACCAACTTCGAAGCATCAGAACTATATCCGTCACTTTTTGGAGAAGGCGACTATGAAAGTTATGGTATTGAAGATTGTAGGGTTTCAAAAATTGAAGACACCTATTATTTAACCTATACTATGGTGTCACCCAATGGTGTAGGCGTTGGTTTAAGGACTACAAAGGATTGGAAAAATTTTGAAAAGAAGGGCATGATATTTAGTCCGCACAATAAAGATTGCGCCATTTTTGAAGAAAAAATAAATGGTAAATATTTCGCGCTTCATAGACCAAGCAGCCCAGAACTAGGGGGAAACTATATATGGCTTGCAGAGTCCCCAGATAGTGTGCATTGGGGCAATCATAAATGTATAGCAAAAACACGAGCTGGTAAGTTTGACAGCAAACGATTAGGGGCAGGGGCTGCCCCCATTAAAACGGATAAAGGGTGGTTGGAAATTTATCATGGTGCTACAGAGGGAAACCGCTATTGTTTAGGAGCCATTTTATTGGATTTAGAAAACCCTTCAATAGTCATTGCGCGTTCTGAAGAGCCCATTATGGAATCCATTGCTAGTTATGAACAAACTGGATTTTTTGGAAATGTAGTTTTTACCAACGGACATATAGTCGATGGAGATACCATCAAAATGTATTATGGAGCATCAGATGAACATGTCTGTTTGGCTAGCTTTTCAATGAATCAAATATTAAAAACACTAGGACAATAA
- a CDS encoding RagB/SusD family nutrient uptake outer membrane protein, giving the protein MKNIFKSLVLIFFFTTFVGCNDELNEKPIGFLTEDLLDTTPSITTLEFAVTTAYGPLKNTLNGVVPDWQWNLGVVFRGDIIVQDMAANDMNKKWNPDGDQAWMDKIGNFTFTPVNGGPTGIWIFDYEGISRSNLAIKFLTDTEFVQEAGMSDARKNQLLSEVYFLRAYYYFDLVNNFGDVPLVLAFPESIAAAIELSVRVPAAEVKLQIASDLTAAKTLATNAKYPDPADPWRVSKGAIIALQGKIALYDENWPEVLTLISELDGLGNYNLNGEYFDSFDANLEFTENEVIFAYDHRTGESPRNGNGLGAPTEWGFFAPTSDFLAAFETNDPRLLYTIDVPNQRSNKILGSTTDYRGNDDGPGNKVFIRYADVLLWKAEALLETGDLSGAIAIINQIRNRARTSSTADGSVIPPGTLPDRASSTNASEIKDWLMHERRVELGWESQRFNDLKRWGTAKAVLTGLGRNFEDKHNLYPIPQLDIDRSGGAITQNPGY; this is encoded by the coding sequence ATGAAAAATATATTTAAAAGCCTCGTTTTGATATTCTTCTTTACAACCTTCGTAGGTTGCAATGATGAATTAAATGAAAAGCCTATAGGGTTTCTCACTGAAGATTTACTTGATACAACACCATCAATCACTACATTAGAGTTTGCGGTTACCACAGCCTACGGACCACTTAAAAACACCTTAAATGGTGTTGTTCCTGATTGGCAATGGAATTTAGGAGTTGTATTTAGAGGTGATATTATTGTACAGGACATGGCGGCTAATGATATGAATAAAAAATGGAATCCTGACGGTGATCAAGCTTGGATGGATAAAATTGGTAATTTTACTTTTACGCCGGTGAATGGAGGTCCCACAGGAATTTGGATATTTGATTATGAAGGTATTTCTAGATCGAACCTTGCCATAAAATTTTTAACCGATACTGAATTTGTTCAAGAAGCAGGCATGAGTGATGCCCGTAAGAATCAATTATTATCTGAAGTTTATTTTTTAAGAGCTTATTATTATTTTGATTTGGTAAACAATTTTGGAGATGTGCCACTGGTGCTTGCTTTTCCAGAATCAATTGCAGCTGCAATTGAGCTTTCCGTTAGAGTTCCTGCAGCCGAGGTTAAGCTACAAATAGCTTCAGATTTAACAGCAGCTAAGACATTAGCAACCAATGCAAAATACCCAGATCCAGCAGATCCATGGAGAGTGTCAAAAGGGGCTATTATTGCTTTACAGGGAAAAATAGCATTGTATGATGAGAATTGGCCAGAAGTATTAACTTTAATTTCGGAATTGGATGGGTTAGGAAATTATAACCTAAATGGAGAATATTTTGACAGTTTTGATGCTAATTTAGAATTTACCGAAAATGAAGTGATTTTCGCCTATGATCACCGTACAGGAGAATCACCACGAAATGGAAATGGTCTTGGTGCACCAACAGAATGGGGCTTTTTTGCGCCAACAAGTGATTTTTTAGCTGCTTTTGAAACCAATGATCCAAGATTATTATACACCATAGATGTGCCCAATCAACGTTCAAATAAAATATTAGGATCTACAACAGATTATCGTGGTAATGATGATGGCCCTGGAAATAAAGTATTTATCCGGTATGCCGATGTATTATTATGGAAAGCTGAAGCACTTCTTGAAACTGGGGACCTATCTGGAGCCATTGCCATAATTAATCAAATAAGAAACAGAGCAAGAACAAGTTCAACAGCTGATGGATCTGTAATACCTCCAGGAACGTTACCAGACAGAGCAAGTTCAACAAATGCATCTGAAATAAAGGATTGGTTAATGCACGAAAGAAGAGTTGAATTAGGTTGGGAATCTCAAAGATTTAACGACTTAAAAAGATGGGGAACAGCTAAAGCAGTATTAACAGGGCTTGGAAGAAACTTCGAGGATAAACATAATTTATATCCAATTCCACAACTGGATATTGATAGATCTGGAGGTGCAATTACACAAAATCCAGGTTATTAA
- a CDS encoding helix-turn-helix domain-containing protein codes for MSLVVFFLAYLILSFNLLYKNLWRQDCSKSVDLRHYYLIKNWTFFVFIISTFLFLRILYSVYSEKISNQLLQAHNFSFVTIIPWLFVYGKILINPEILYGYPKLEKRLIEIQKITTVNNSIWIYDLANISKLDNKKHSCNIKNVLPYIADIENIVQEKHPFRNTKFSYQNFVELLNIPSSHVHYIFKYHSIVSFKQYKDYCRIEDALKLIDQGSLDASMLENLSGKVGFISYDSFFTTFKSHTKLTPKEYLNCQNNLKFTEC; via the coding sequence ATGAGTTTGGTTGTATTCTTTTTAGCTTATTTAATTTTGTCCTTTAATCTTCTTTATAAGAACTTATGGAGGCAAGACTGTAGTAAGTCCGTTGACTTAAGACATTATTACCTAATAAAAAATTGGACTTTTTTTGTTTTTATAATTTCAACATTTTTATTTTTAAGAATTTTATATTCAGTCTATTCTGAAAAGATTTCCAATCAATTACTTCAAGCACATAACTTTTCTTTTGTAACTATTATACCTTGGTTGTTTGTCTATGGTAAAATTTTGATTAATCCCGAAATTTTATATGGGTATCCAAAATTAGAAAAAAGGTTAATAGAAATTCAAAAAATAACAACGGTTAACAATAGTATCTGGATATATGATTTAGCGAATATTTCAAAACTTGATAACAAGAAGCATAGTTGTAACATAAAAAACGTGTTGCCTTATATTGCTGATATTGAAAATATTGTTCAAGAAAAACACCCTTTTAGAAACACTAAATTTTCGTATCAAAATTTTGTAGAGCTATTAAACATACCCTCAAGTCATGTTCATTATATTTTTAAATATCACTCAATAGTTTCTTTTAAACAATATAAAGATTACTGTAGAATAGAAGATGCTCTAAAACTTATTGATCAAGGGAGTCTAGATGCCTCAATGTTAGAAAATTTATCTGGTAAGGTAGGTTTTATTTCCTATGATTCATTTTTTACCACTTTTAAAAGCCACACGAAACTGACGCCAAAAGAATATTTAAACTGTCAAAATAATCTTAAATTTACGGAATGCTGA
- a CDS encoding MFS transporter, whose amino-acid sequence MIDLAKVGLKDFTRSAKILILTNTIYAFVLPVIDIFVASYIMRNSNDPSKVILYQLAIYVGIPITFFINGFLLNKINIKRLFSLGMILSGVSMVFMMSLDEINYTGIAIAGLIMGMSFGLYWANRDYLVLATTKDRTRNFYYGLETFLYTIIASTVPVLIGWFLMSGEVEGDLSNEGVNSAYRVITMIVFGITILASIVFHFGTYEKPKNEKFLYFKFHKLWKKMLQLAVLKGLAQGFIVTAPAMLMMKFFQSEGALGSAISIGAVIAAVIMLLLGKYSKPKHRLAIFSVGLICFFLASFFNGLLFNTTGVILFMFLLLIARPVLDIAYFPIQLKVIDLLSSIENRNEFSYILNHEFGLFVGRFLGAGTFLVIAFYINTDIALRYALLIIGVLQLLSIIIAKQLLKQQETLENETFTSKNIGTQNKDAIEVDVTTVQ is encoded by the coding sequence ATGATAGATTTAGCAAAAGTAGGATTAAAAGATTTTACGAGAAGTGCAAAAATACTGATACTTACAAATACCATTTATGCTTTTGTGTTACCCGTAATCGATATTTTTGTTGCGTCGTACATCATGAGAAATTCTAACGATCCATCAAAAGTTATTTTATATCAATTGGCAATTTATGTGGGGATTCCCATTACTTTTTTTATAAATGGATTTTTATTGAACAAAATCAATATCAAAAGATTATTTTCTTTGGGAATGATACTAAGTGGTGTTTCCATGGTGTTTATGATGTCTTTAGATGAAATTAATTATACAGGAATAGCCATTGCCGGTTTAATTATGGGCATGTCTTTTGGGCTGTATTGGGCCAATAGAGACTATTTGGTGCTAGCTACCACAAAAGATAGAACACGAAATTTTTATTATGGTTTAGAAACATTTCTTTACACCATCATTGCATCTACGGTACCTGTCCTTATAGGATGGTTTTTAATGAGCGGGGAAGTGGAAGGCGATTTGTCAAATGAAGGTGTTAATTCAGCTTATAGGGTGATAACCATGATTGTTTTTGGAATTACCATTTTAGCATCTATCGTATTTCATTTTGGGACCTATGAAAAACCAAAGAATGAAAAGTTTTTATATTTTAAATTTCACAAACTCTGGAAAAAAATGCTTCAATTGGCCGTATTAAAGGGGTTGGCACAAGGTTTTATAGTTACGGCACCTGCCATGTTAATGATGAAATTTTTCCAATCAGAAGGCGCATTGGGTTCGGCAATATCAATAGGCGCCGTTATAGCCGCTGTAATTATGCTGCTTCTAGGGAAATATTCAAAACCCAAACACCGATTGGCTATTTTTTCCGTGGGGCTCATTTGCTTTTTCTTAGCATCATTTTTTAATGGGTTGCTTTTTAATACAACAGGCGTCATCTTATTTATGTTTTTATTATTGATAGCGAGACCGGTTCTTGATATTGCTTATTTTCCTATTCAATTAAAAGTTATAGATTTACTTTCATCAATAGAAAACAGAAATGAGTTTTCCTATATTTTAAATCATGAATTTGGTCTGTTTGTCGGTCGTTTTTTAGGAGCAGGTACTTTTTTGGTGATCGCTTTTTATATAAATACGGACATCGCATTAAGATACGCCTTATTGATTATTGGTGTACTTCAATTGCTTTCCATAATTATTGCGAAGCAGCTTTTAAAACAGCAAGAAACATTAGAAAATGAAACATTCACATCTAAAAATATAGGCACTCAAAATAAAGATGCTATAGAGGTAGATGTTACGACAGTTCAATAA